A single region of the Selenomonas sp. oral taxon 920 genome encodes:
- the moaC gene encoding cyclic pyranopterin monophosphate synthase MoaC, protein MPNAGLTHFDEGGAAIMVDVSGKEKTHREAIASGRIYVSDAVYAAIEGGTAAKGDVLGVARIAGIMAAKRTSDTIPLCHPLPLAKCTLDFALEEIPRRAVRATATVKVTGETGVEMEALHAVSVALLTIYDMCKAIDKRMEIGDIHLERKSGGKSGTFVR, encoded by the coding sequence ATGCCGAACGCAGGACTGACGCACTTCGATGAGGGCGGCGCCGCGATCATGGTAGATGTCAGCGGCAAGGAGAAGACGCACCGCGAGGCGATTGCAAGCGGACGCATCTATGTGAGCGATGCGGTCTATGCCGCCATCGAGGGAGGCACTGCGGCGAAGGGCGATGTACTCGGCGTTGCACGCATCGCAGGGATCATGGCGGCAAAGCGCACATCGGACACCATCCCGCTCTGCCACCCGCTGCCGCTCGCCAAATGCACGCTCGACTTCGCGCTTGAGGAGATTCCGCGCCGCGCCGTACGTGCGACTGCGACTGTAAAGGTCACAGGCGAGACGGGGGTCGAGATGGAGGCACTGCACGCTGTGAGCGTTGCACTCCTCACAATCTACGATATGTGCAAGGCAATTGACAAGCGCATGGAGATCGGAGACATTCATCTCGAGCGCAAGTCCGGCGGCAAGAGCGGCACATTTGTCCGCTGA